A region of the Cydia fagiglandana chromosome 20, ilCydFagi1.1, whole genome shotgun sequence genome:
cgacagacaactaatactcatcgagataattctaaaaacccctaacacaattaggttgcgttgttgcGTTTCATcatagagttcctatggccacctcctgtctccatcatcagatcagctcgatggtaccataatattgcattgtcatccgatttatgcatgtataaatcggatgacaatgcaattttatgcaaaatttctgctcaatcggaaaccgggaagtggatcaaatttaactcgcaagatttgattacagacagacaacgggacaggtgaaaactaaataaaagcttgtaaaaacatgattttaaattatGGTGATAGtctagaagcgctggtggcctattagcggtaagagcgtgcgacttgcaatccggaggtcgcgggttccaaccccggctcgtaccaatgagtttttcggaacttatgtacaaaatatcatactCCACTATTCGTCTgtctgccaccaggctgtatttcatgaaccgtgatgtagacaattgaaatttttacagatgtttttctgttgccgctataacatcaaatactaaaaattttataaaataaatatttatggggctcctatacaacaaacatgatttatttgcctttttttgcttaatggtacggaacccttcgtgcgcgagtcttaCTTACTTTATCACACCGCTCGCCATCGCCACCTATAGGTTCCTTTTTTAAGGATGTGACAACCCTACGACATTGCGCGCCTGGCTTCAGCTAAGGCGATGTACAACCATAGGTTGAAAGCGAGACatagcgatcggacctttcatttccacctatggttgtcgcttTAGCCGAAgcaagtcgcgcaatgtcgtggccaggccgtataGTTGCAAGCGCTACTGTAttaggctcctctacacgatgggccaacgccggcctctccaagggacgcagccatgcggtagaatgagatagcaatagcacttgctccttctaacgcataaatgtgtcccttggagtggccggcgttggcccatcgtgtagaggagccattaggctATTGTAACTTATTACCATCAGGCAGACGTCACAGCGTTTGCTTATGTGCCACTAACTTGGTTAAATGACCTGGCATTTAAAAGCCCGAGTAAGTAAAATGATATCTGACTGTTCATCTGTCATTAAATATAAGAACATTACCGGTTTAATTGATGTTTATACAACCTTGACAATAATGATTCTTCATGCTGCAAGGCCCAGTATTTATTTACTTGCAATTCTCCACATACAATCCCAAGCAACCGAAATATTACTTTGAGTAAATGATTTCCTTGGATCCGGAAACTAACAAATGCTCCTTCTAATATGATTAGAACCCAAGACCAATAACCTggaccagggctataaccgcgaaaatcgtagtttgcaaattgcggggatttttctctgtcactctaattacgctttcgttggagtaaaagagaaagatccccacaatttgcgaatttcgcggtagccgctcagggcTAATCGGTTGCTAATCATCGAATAAtccttattttttatgtacagtcagccaagagaGTGGTCTACCttttttcgactctatcaatcagatgatagagtcgaaaagtggtagaccactttcttggctgactataccttcccaagtaacattttagtcctataattttagtttttatcgcTAAAAGCTTGTATAGACGTCGTATTAAGGTTCCAGAGGTGACCACCTGTTGTATAAAAGCGTTTGGCAACACCTTTTTGCTCTATAGGCTTATACAGCTAATATATTCTATAAACAATTGATGTAAAGGTTTACATCATCATTTTATAGAGCCGTTATAGGCGTGTACTATGACAGGTTCAAATATAACCACTATAGAGCAATATTACTGTATAATAGTCTTTGGAATCACTTTTATGCAACAAATTTGCACTATTAAGGGTCCTCTGCAAGCcactatagttttgtgttttaacagtgacaaaaacccaactatacaacgattttaggatatagtggctttagagatcactgctatagtacataatactttagtagtttgctCTATTAAAGTTCCctgcaagccgctatagttctgtgttttaacagtgacaaaaacccaactatactacgattttaggatatagtggctttagagatcactgctatagtacataatactttgtagtttgcgctattaaggttccctgcaagccgctatagttttgtgttttaacagtgacaaaaacccaactatacaacgattttaggatatagtaGCTTTaaagatcactgctatagtacataatactttagtagtttgcgctattaaggttccctggaagccgctatagttttgtgttttaacagtgacgaAAATCCAACTGTACAACAATTTTAGGATATAGTgactttagagatcactgctatagtacataatactttagtagtttgcgctattaaggttccctgcaagccgctatagttttgtgttttaacagtgacaaaaacccaactatacaacgattttaggatatagtggctttagagatcactgctatagtacataatactttagtagtttgcgctattaagattCCCTgctagccgctatagttttgtgttttaacagtgacaaaaacccatctatacaacgatttcaggatatagtggctttagagatcactgttatagtacataatactttagtagtcaTATGAACACTATTATACAACTCTTTTGCTCTGTAGTAGCGtttttgggacatatttttatagaatTAAAAATCGCTTTCGTAGTTTTTAAATCCCTATTATATCTCATCGCTGTAAACGTCACAATGACTCTTTTATATCACAAAACTGTTGTAtagtggtttttcttttttcttttaaaagacaACAACGTTATAGCTGAGTTTTTATGTCTTTTATAAACCGAGTTAGATACATAAAGGTAGAAACCGACTACTTGTAAAtgataaatttgatctgtaatgGCTACTTATATCTTGCTTATATAAGTTCAGGCCTAAGCCACATAATGTGGTTCCGTACaaactatttttatattaatgaattgataaaaaaagacCCCAGTGATATTAGTGATTGTAGTTCAGATTTATCATCAATGGTTTAATACAAGCATATAATCGTGACGGTTTTGATATTTATCGCCATGCATTATTAGCACAttttttttaccaataacactgaaaaagaaaacaacagTAATAACTAcatcttaatttaaaaaaatcctacGTCTTTCTAAAGAGTTTGTTGGTGTAACTGGGTCACAGCAAAATTCTTTTGGAACCCTAATTTTAATCATGATGGCGGTGAATATTTCGTCGTAAGTTCTATAGTTAGCCTATAAAAGCGTCGGATTTACTTCTTGGCTGTATAGTAGTAAATATGgtgaatatcataatattttattaaattattttattaaaatcataaataaatcgaGGGGGCATTTAAAATTCCTCATTAACCTAATACTATTCTAACGGTAAAACTTCCGTCCCATATACTTTTTGCGCTAAGGACCGAATTATTCGACATCTAAATGACGCATATTAATATAGTCTTTACTTGTCACCATTTTACTTAGTACTTACCGTTTTTGTGAAGTAAACACACAACAAAACCACTCACAACAGTTGATGGAAAACTTGATAGCAAATTGCGTAGTAAAGGAACTATAAATTCTACAATAGTATAAAAAAGCACTATAATAGAATTTCAAATACTACTATAGTATAAAACAAGCACTATAATGGAATCTCAAATGCTACTATAGTATAAATTGACACTATAATGGCGTTTCTGACAACAAATTAGAACAAGAATCATGCTTTATATCACTTTTATAGACCTAAAACGTCACGACTGACACTGCTACAGGTCTACTATATCACTGAATGGCACTAAAGATGCGCCATTTTGGCTTTATACAACCTTCATAGGTCTTTTATAGGACCTTAAGTGGTATTTAGGAAACGTTCTATCGACTGCTATAGTACCACAAATTGTTACTTGGGTTTGGTAAAGGAAAATATGGTACGTAAGCAAATAATACATTCTGTTAATAAATTAGATGTGCGCGAAGTTTCAAAACCCTGTTACGTAATTCCGTCTAAACTAATTCTGCACGGAATTAAATTAACAAAGTGTCAAAGTGACACTAAATAATTtcatctaatacctttaaaagagcaattattgtttatttatatatttcggggatctcggaaacggttttcgggggcgataaatcgatctagcaagttcttatctctgggaaaacgcgtatCTTTGAGTTTTATATGTTTCCGAgcgaagctcggtctcccagatattagaaACTTAACTGTTAACAAGGTTAGTTTATTTTGGACTTAATGTCTAAGATACGTATTAGTATTATCTTTAATAGATCTTTTAAACTAGTATCTAGAATTTGGTTAAAAAAAAgagtataaaaaaaacaaattataaaaaataagagTATTTATTGGTCCAAACGCCTAAAATATTCAAAGCAAACATCAATCATATCACCGCAAACATTGAGCAAGGACCTTTAGCTTTGGTCCACAAAATATTTGGTCCATATAATACAAGAGCACCAAATAGACTAAATGGTAACTAAGTAAGGCGACAGTAGAGAGACGCTAACAATACATTGCCAAATTAGAAAGACGTcaatttgagtatttttttgtatgacaaAGTCTTTTGAATCTGGCCGAGTATCAAAAATTATACCTAACGCCAAACACGAATAGTGACGGTCCTtctagacaaaaaaattacatgaaaACTATTGTTATGTTTAGCTTTCCAACAACCGATTAATTGGAGCCTTTTGACCAGAAAGACGCTGTTATTTTTGAATTAAGATCGTTCCCATGCGTCGTTAGGTTTTATCCTAACTGAAGCGACAAACACAGCAGAGCTACAATATAAAAAATAGCTACTACAGTAACTGTAACTAGTCTTATTATAGTATTGGAGATCATAtggtcgggtgacaagcaaaagtaaCTAACTAataccattgaaattattggacaataaaccgtgttacaagtgtaataaagtgcattattactttatgtttttgatagtacttcgtgacttttgcttgtcacccgacgaattaTGTCGCTTTCAGCTAGGACTACGTCTTCGCCGATGATCAATCGATGACGAGTTGACGGAAGGAACCGTCGATGCCAAAGAGCTCGTCATAGTTGGTGGGTTTGCCTGGCCGGAGTGATTCGTCCGCTTTGATGTTTTCGTGCTCAGCGAACCAGTCTTTGTACTCTTCCAGTTTCTTCACCCATGAATCTGTGGAACAGAAAAATATGTTAAACTAATTTAATAGGATTTTTCGTGTTATGTCAAATTTTCTTTCTATTGTCTTGGATTGTATTAAGTCTGATTACTCATTCATTGATAAACATTAAAGAATATTGAGAGGTAAAATTGACATGGTAGTATCAATTTAATAAACTTGTCAGTTTATTTCTGTTGGTCTGTAAACATGTCACTTTTTGCATTTAatgtaataggtacttacatatgaaatttacaaaaatattcaaGACAAGGAGATAGATCTTCTGAGaaacaacattatttttaacGATTTACGTCAGAACAGCATTGTTATTGTCAGAACATTAAtgaagtaggtatacctacctattttagaTACATATTCAATAATTTTCATTCGagctaatatataaataaaaaaaaatcatattcatCTTTATTGCCttaactttaatttaattgaatgCCCATTGTAACGATCTGCCCCGGCTTAGTACGGGTTACATAAAACCTTAACATTATTATACACCTTCCCCAAGAATCACTGtatgataggtgaaaaccgtatAAAAATCcgctcagtagtttttgagtttatcgcgaacatatatacacacaaacagacagacgcggcgggggactttgttttaaaaggtgtagtgatgattataaataagtactttttaatttatttttcagttGACTGTCTTCTACAAAACAACAAGACTAGACCTGTTTTTCTCTACTTACACATGTGTGAACTTAACACGTTTTTCATTATTCTGTCTTAATGCGCTgaacataatatttacataaaatttggTGTAGAGATTATTGAAGGCCACAAGAAGGACATATGACATAGTTTTTGTAATCAATAACCATCATGAATAGATGAAGTCGCAGTCACGCAGtgtgaaataaatgaaaagttTTATATAGGCCCATGAACTATAGGTTCACAAGGGGACAagataggagccgtcagatttttggagcgagacgtaaatgtgtcgtttatgcttccgatgtagcccacaagatggcagaatctactatgcacaaggaaacgtaccgacgagaacggtagatggtagcacttgctttggcaatgtacgtgtgcacatatgtttccgattcaggccacaaaatggcagaccctccaacgcgcacgatCCCTATTGTACGCTTCAGTTGTTCCCAAGTTGAATATCTCATACAATATGTTCATATAGAAGATTTCATTAACTCACTATGTAGATCATTCATGGAGCCGCAGTTGCCACCGTATTCTGTAGGAAGCATTTCCTTAGGAACGTGCTTATAGAGCTCATTGATATCAGAATGGAGATGAATctgaaacaagtgtcaaaatggGTAAGTAATATAAGACATAAGAACTtatactataatattcatattatatacgctcatattgtataagtttgtttTGTATACCGTTCAAGGTGTATAACGAACGTTAGATATAACATCAAAATATATACTTTTGTTAAGTATAccgttatttaagtataatatcaTTGTATATAATGATCATTATGTATAACGTTCATAATATCTCagatttataatgtatattactCAAAACATCTAACACCAAAATGCATAATGCTCATATTgtataacctaacctacttttctggcagcagtttgttttctattggggtcgcagttctaacctaacctaacctacttttctggcagcagtttgttttctgtaggggtcacagttctaacctaacctaacctacttttctggcagcaatttgttttctgtagggatcgcagttctaacctaacctaacctacttttctggcagcagtttgttttctgtaggggtcgcagttcttacctaacctaacctacttttctggcagcagtttgttttctgtaggggtcggagttctaacctaacctaacctacttttctggcagcagtttgttttctgtagaggttgcagttctaacctaacctaacctacttttctggcagcagtttgttttctgtaagggtcgcagttctaacctaacctaacctacttttctggcagcagtttgttttctgtaggggtcgcagttctaatctaacctaacctacttttctggcagcagtttgttttctgtagaggttgcagttctaacctaacctacatttctggcagcagtttggtttctgtagaggtcgcagttctaccctaacctaacctacttttctggtagcagtttgttttctgtaggggtcgcagttctaacctaacctaacctacttttctggcagcagtttgttttctgtaagggtcgcagttctaacctaacctaacctacttttctggcagcagtttgttttctgtaggggtcgcagttctaatctaacctaacctacttttctggcagcagtttgttttctgtagaggttgcagttctaacctaacctacatttctggcagcagtttggtttctgtagaggtcgcagttctaccctaacctaacctacttttctggtagcagtttgttttctgtaggggtcgcagttctaacctaacctaacctacttttctggcagcagtttgttttctgtaggggtcgcagttctaacctaacctaacctacttttctggcagcagtttgttttctgtaggggtaggAGTTATAACCTATTTAGTATATCATacgctattatattttataatcagtATACTAAAAGATAGTATATACTATGATCGATATacgttatgtatgttatataaactGAATTTAGAGTATTTGAGTGTTATATAAAAagtcattatacaaaatgagtatTATGTTAATTGACCGTTATTCCtgataaaaatattgattttgatGTTATAGCAGACGTTCATTATATCTTGTGaatgttattaatatgaaattatatattatgtagttataTCTCGTGGGACGCACCCCGTCAAAATAATGGAAATCCGTTCAATGAGGTGACACAGCTTACGCGAGTATTGCCATGGGAGCTTTGAGTAGACACGTACAGACTATGGTTGTCAATATTGATTAATGATATGAAATGTccatattcttcttcttcgttacactcttgacagagtggtccatataatcacgcctatttcccggagagGTAGGCAGAggccacggatttccacttgctacgatcctggtATACCTCTTTCACTTTCACTTTCATAATATTCCTCGTACACGTTCggcggtttagggtgctcttgacaaTGAAATGTCCAATGCAAAGTAAACCTTAAATGATTCATCAATTAAAGTCAGTGACTACCTACTAGAAACAGGGTTATCGATATAATAAGTAGCTTGGGAAGGCAGACTAGTTATAATAGGCTCAATAATACCACTATAATAGGGtcaagggttaactggaagagatccctgaaagggataagttcgcctttgtagtaatgatgtgtgctcttttatgttttatgtttctttttgtacaataaagtattttactactactactactagttacTACTGTAGGCTATACAGATTGCTTGCTACACTCATCAGTATATAAGGTTCTTTGCCAAAAGAGGTTGTAAACAAACCCTGTCTCTGATCTTTTCCTTGATGAAAGGCTTGACGAAGTTGACGATCTTGTCGACCAATGGCGACACGTTGATCACATGGACTGCCTTCAGTTTGACTGGGTAGGCTTCCTGCAAGACAAAATAATCTTTAAAGATAAGCACAAACAAAAACTTATCTAGCTAAGCTAACAGCCCAAGAGTGCAAGCATGAACATCCGCAGCATGTTGTCTTAGGCTGTGGATTAAAATCAGGTTATTTGTGATGGCCAGTATAATATCCAGCAACGTATCCAGCAAGCGATGGATACGAATTACGGAATCATTTGAGAATCTTCTGTATTTTAGTAAGGATACCATTAGAGAGGAGTGATCGTGGTGCCTTGCATCCATTACCTCGATGTTAGCATGTTGTCGACATTCGAAAAGTTGCTAATCAATTCTGGACAAGACCTCCTTTCAGAACCATGGTGGATACGTATTCTTCAAAGAGAAAATGCTACTCGTATGCTCTTACCAGGCTATAGAAGATGATTGaccattccatgaaattgtctaccgtttgtcccgtacaaacgcgaattttctgaagatttgcaggtataagattttccttttctatggctaatggtcaaaaatatccgcctgctttaaatgccgaaaaaaaatcCCAACACAGGAAATAGAATGTGTTTGTATGGGACAGCCCGTGAAATGCTCCTGATCACGATTGAGGAATAATAGCGGAACCCTCCATACCTGTACACACACGAGGAACTTCTTCACCAGCGTTGGCGTGAACTTGGCGAAGTGTGTAGGCGTGGCCACGGAAGCGTCGAGGATGTACACGTCTCCAGCTACTCCTTCCTTCTCCTCGTTCAGCCTCACGTCTCCCAGCATGAGCGCCAGCTTGAACGCGTCTGCCACGTTCGGGGTTTGGATGTCTTTGTCTATGCCTGATTGAGAAAAGAGGATGGAATTAGTCAACTATAGAAAATCGTTCTCTGCGATTTATACAGTGCAAAAATTTGGATTTGTACTAATTTGTAgttgtaaaaatgtaaataccAAAAGTTTTACCATGTTCAGGCGATTGGATTGTTTGCAATAAATAATTGGATTTTTACTTTGAATATTGCCTTCTCTTTTCGTCTGATATACTCATATTATTCACCGAAGGCAGGAGATCACGCGGTCGTTCACCAATAAGATGGACCGATCAAGTTAAAGACTCGTCATcctctgctttctacacggtcgtcagagacgcgttggacagaaaccggtggagacagatcatccgctccagatgcaaccctgatactgaccacgatcctcagacatgagggaccgaccaaagagagagagactcatattatgtatacatatagttTTCATAGGGCGAGTTAGAACATTTTTAGAACCTTGAGTGCAGGTATTATTCTTACCTCTCATTAGGATGACACGGCGACCCTCGGGAGTAAGACCAGGCAGAGGCGGCATTtgcctaaaaaaataatgtgcgtTAGTATCTACACTTGTAGGGTCTCATATccttaaggtaaacgtactagtgctcgacatacaCATGCAACCTCTATTgataatgacttaagtttcaagatgacatgtactgggaccgcgtcgagcaccagtacgtttaccttatgatataatttatattattgatGTACCAATTTGGACAATATTACTTAAATCGATAAACGCAAACAACACGGTTACGAACTTTGGTACATAAACAGTTTTTGATATACCTACAGGAATAATTGCCTTAGAAGATGAAATCGTGGTTCATCGATTCATTGTATGGGAATGATAATTAAATAGTTTCACTGAGACAAAGCCGCAGAGAGCTGCTAGTGATCACGAACAGATATTCTGCCgtgttcgaacttcaagatattcacaagagacgacacgtactagatccattctagatacgttctagtttagatatcaactagttctcttttgcagcgcaattcgggcaaccaatatcacttttacgttggatagcgtaagatatctattagatgtgaattggatctctaagtcatatcctgtggaaatcgttcaagagtatctccagaatcgcgcaaatgtcaaatttgacaggttagatcttaaacatatcgttatcgtatcttggtgatgctgatgtctaaaagatatccaatagatgtctatttcaaaatccgaatcgggcccattgaaAAGTATGTCACTTTGGTAAAAATACGAAAAAAGTTTTGATACCGTTGTTATTTCCTTTAGTgtttttaaatcaaaatattaagTTGAATGCATGCTTATTGAAATAAATGATGACAAGCCATGCAAAAAAAGTCGTGAAAAAATCTAAGCAAGTAAACAATCAGAAAACGTTAATTTTTAAGACCTAACCTTTACAAGTAAAAACAAGAAAACTTTTTTGGTGTTTTGtaagtaaaactaaaatatatatatatattattgctGTAC
Encoded here:
- the LOC134674558 gene encoding alpha-tocopherol transfer protein-like → MTLEQPAGEMWQKIREELNEKADTKDADLAHIKEWLKKEPHLPDEFDDQRIMTFLRGCKFSLEKTKRKLDMYFTMRSAVPEFFTDRDVTRPELQEILNIVQMPPLPGLTPEGRRVILMRGIDKDIQTPNVADAFKLALMLGDVRLNEEKEGVAGDVYILDASVATPTHFAKFTPTLVKKFLVCVQEAYPVKLKAVHVINVSPLVDKIVNFVKPFIKEKIRDRIHLHSDINELYKHVPKEMLPTEYGGNCGSMNDLHNSWVKKLEEYKDWFAEHENIKADESLRPGKPTNYDELFGIDGSFRQLVID